The DNA sequence TGGAGTACCTTGAGTAGACACTGGTAATACGGCGAGGCCCGCAGGAGTTTGGGCCCGATGGCGGTCAATTTTTCCACCTGTTCCTTGGTCAATTTGAAGGAAGTGGGCAAATCCAGGTAATAGCGCGGGTCTTCTCCGGGAAGCAAGGATGCGGCTTCGAAATTGATCTCCACTACGTATGGATCGATGTCGGCTTTGAATGGTTCCGGTCTGGGCGCTTTGGGGCAGTGCTCCGCCAGCAGGCGACGGCACTCTTCCAGATCTACTTGAGTCTGCACCCGTTCGGACAGGGTTGAACGGGTGCGATCGGTGCTCTCAAAGCTGAAATTATCCATGGCAATCGTGGCGGTTTTTTCCGCCACCGTAAGGATCCCCGGGGGGATGCTCTTCCGGCTTATCCGGTCTTCGCTCTCGGTGCGGGCGTTGACGACGATCAGCACTAATTCTTTGATCAGACCCTGATTGATCCTTTTTCGGATGAAACCATGATCGTAGGCCTCAAGAATCGCCCTTACGCCGATATTATCGGACAGCCCGCCATCCATCAGGTGGATATACTCATTATGTTTATCTAAATAAACGTTCAGGTTCTTGGCGGCGGCATAGCGGCGGCTGAACATATCCTCAGGCGCCAGAGCCCCCTTATACCACCACGGGGGTTCATATCCTTCTGCCGTCGGATAGTTCTTCAGGCTGATAGGACTTAACAGGAATGGAAAGGCGGAAGAAGCCGCCACGGCACGGGATACCTGATAATCATCCAGACGTGAGCCGAGGGCGTCAAAGTAATCCTGGGTATGGTCAAAACGCCGACCCGGCCCCAAGTTGGTGGCATTGATGATGATAAAGGGGCGGCCGTTTTCTTCCAGCCGGGAAAAAGCGGCTCCCTCAAAGAGATCACGATCATATAATTCGACTGCCAGATCAATTCTACTGAACCAGGGGGAGGCAATCCGCAGCAGATTGAAGGGATTCAGGAGCCTGGCCGTCAGCGCTCCCTGGATATTGCGCTCCAGGAACTTTGGGCGGAACTGATCAAACAGTTTCTCCCGAAACAGGCCGTAGTAGGCCGAAGTAAAAGAACCTCCGGAAACCGAAGAAATACAGTCCACCTCATCCAAAAGACTCTTTTCTGCACCATTGACCCGGATGCGGGTCTGCTGCAGTTCTTCCAGAATACCATAGGCCAACGCCGCGGCACGCGTCCCGCCACCGGAAAACGTCAGACAGATGAAGAGAGAATCTGTATTCCTGGGACCCGGCTGGAGGTTGTCGAAACGGTAGCCCGCCTGTTTATCAAAGCTGAAACTCTGCTGGTTAAGCGGATAATGAGCGCAGCCGGTGTACCAGATAAGAACCAGCAGGAGGCCGACCAGACGTTGTATGAGCTTCGCCGCCATTAGATAACCTCAAACTCGATCCTCAGGGGTCTTGAGGCTGCGGTATGGCGAAGATCAATCTGGTGTTTCTCCGGCTTGAAATCGGGCGGCGGTCCCAAAGTAACTTCATAGCTGCCCCCCTCCAGCTCGAGTTTCACGTTGGTCTCGCCCATGGGTTCGCCATTGAGCAACACCGGCCTTTGCTGTGGAAACTTTACCACCAGGTATTCATATGACATGATCGGCGCCTCCCGGCTTCTTCGGACAACTCCCAGGATCGATTACACTGTTTCCGGTTTTCGATAAAAAATTGCAGCATTAGATTGTTACGGTCACAGTTGCAGGTCGGACCGCAATTGGTATAACTCATTGGATTACAGGGCAAACCGGATCTGATATGAATTACTCGTCCCGAGAAAACTTTACACCCGATTTTATTTGCGATCATAGTGCAATATCTTAAAAAATAGCAAGATAATTTTAAAGGGGTAAGGAGTTTTATTTCACAATGTGGTGATCAGCAGGACTCGCGGCTGGTTTGCTGGTCTGGTAGGAGTTTTAGGGATATCTAGGGGGATGGAAAATTAGTCCCAGGCATGCCGGATGGCTGGCCAGACCTGCGATGTCTCGGAACGGGCGGCGATGATCACGGCCTGCAACTGTAAGACAGCTTCATTAAAATCATCGTTGATGATGAGATAATCATACCAGGTGATCTGCTTCACTTCTTGCCGGACGCGTGCCAGACGCTGGCGAAGCTCGGTTTCGGGAAGACTGCCCCGTTGACGCAGCCTTCGCTCTAGTTCGGTCAGTGACGGGGGGAGGATAAAAATATACTTTCCCTGGGGGAAATGGTTCTTGAGCGCCTTAGCTCCATGAATTTCCACGTCGAAAAGCAGATCCTGTCCGCCTTTGAGGGCCTCTTCGATCCAGGGGCGAGAGGTGCCGTAGTAATTGCCGAACTGTTTGACATATTCGATAAGGAGGCCGTCCTGGATTAATTGTTGAAATTCATCTAACTTAACAAAGAAATAATCTTCGCCATGTACTTCCCCCGACCGGGGTTTGCGGGTGGTATAGGAAACGGAAAACCCTAATTTAGCATCGCTTTCTTGCAAGGCCCGCACTAAAGAGGTCTTGCCGGAACCGGAGGCACCGGAGACAACGAAGATCTGACCGGCCATCTACAACTCCTTGTTGCCTCGGGAGGAAGTGTTTTCCCCAAAAAATCGCTGGGCCAGGGTCTCGGGCTGCACTGCCGAAAGAATGACGTGATTGCTGTCGGTAATGACAATGGCCCGCGTCTTCCGGCCATGAGTGGCATCAATGAGACGCTGCTCATTTTTGGCCTCCTCCCGTAAACGTTTCATAGGAGCCGAGTTTGGGGTGACAATGGCCACGATGCGGGTGACGACCACGGTATTGCCAAAGCCGATATTAATGAGAGACGAATCTTTTTGAACCATTGCCGCTGAACTCCCGCAAGAACATGTATGGAAACAGTGCTCTTAAAGACGGCGGGCGCGGCCCGCCCTATGAGTAAATTGCCGATAAAATATCGAGAATGGGATAGGGCGGTCCATGGCCGCCGCTGCTGTTTAATATGGTCGATGAGAAGAAATTTGTATGAAAACAGTGGGCGGTGAGCCGCAAAAACATTATTGTGAGCAGTTGCCACGCTGCTGTTTTCATATTTTGTTGTGATCCCCAGACCATGCCATTTTATATGAATAGCACAGAAGGCCAGAGATTAGCACTAACGCCCACCACCTCAGTGATGGTTTGAATGAGCATTTTATTCCAGATTTTGTACCTGTTCCCGTAGGCGCTCCGATTCGCTCTTGATTTCGATTACTGCCCTGGAGATGAGCGCCTCACCTGCTTTGGAGCCTATGGTGTTAATCTCTCGATTCATCTCTTGCAACAGAAAATCCAGTTTACGCCCTATCGAAGCCTCTGCCTCAAGGGTGAGCTGAAACTGTTGGATATGACAGAGAAGGCGGGCAAGCTCCTCGGCGATATCGGACCGGTCGGCCAGCAGAGCCACTTCCTGAGCCAGTCGCTGAGGGTCTACCGAGTTGCCTTCGGGCAGGAGTTGGGCCAGTCTGGCTGTCAGCCGATCCCGATAGAGTTGAGGGATCATGGCTGCCCGCTGGCTGATAACTTCCACCTGCTGCTCGATGCTGGTCAATCGCTGGATCAGCTCTCTTTTGAGATACTCCCCTTCCTGGCGGCGCATGGTGTTCACGATGTCCAAGGCCTGCTGGGTGGCGCAGGCCAACACCGACCAGAGGGCCTCATAGTCAGCCGGGGTCCGCTCCTGGAGCGAGACTACTTCTGGAAAACTTAGGAGCTGCTCCCAACTCCAGGGTTGGGGAAGAGAAAGTGTGTTTTGAATTTCGGCCAGCACCGAGGCCGCCTCCTGCAGAAGAGTACGATCCAAAACCAGGGTACGGGGACTCTGGCCGAGATATTCCAGGGAGACGCTGAGCTCCAGCCGTCCGCGGGTAATGTTTTCCGAAACCAGCTTCCGCAGCCGGTCTTCGAGTGGGTTGAGAGAACGCGGCAGCCGCAGGTGCAGGTCTAAAAACCTATGATTGAGGGTACGTAGCTCTGCGACAATCCTGGCCCCAGCACCCTCTGCCTCTCCCCGCCCAAAGGCTGTCATACTTTTAATCATAGTTCGAAGACTCTCATGGGAGGTTTTCGGGAGCTTTCTCTTCCACCTCCACCTTTCTGGCCAATTGACGCAGTTGCCAGAGGTACTTCTGCCGGGCCTGAGTGAAAAACCCTCGCAGCGGTTCGCTGGCATAATCCGGATAGGTCCAGGGCAGCGCCCGCCAGGAGCCTTTTTGGTAGATCAGGGTTACCTCACCATAAAAGCCCTGCCCCAAATAAAGGCGATGGGTATAGTTTTTTCCAGTAGCCAGGACCAATCGCTCCCGGCTCAGGTAGCCTGGGTCCAGGTTCACTAATCTACGGCCGCTCAGAGAGAACCGGCGTTCCAGGTCATTAGTGCAGGCCTTCCAGTGGCAGAGATCTGAGGGATCTGCCAGATGCAGGAAGACTGCCAAACGGCGCTGCAGATTGAGACCCATCTCAGGGGCATAATATCCGGTCTGATGAAAATGCAGCCAGGCGCTGACCATATCTGGGGGCCCTAAAAAAGCAGCCAGATCACGGAAGACTGCAGTCTCCAGAGCCGGTTGCGAAAAAATCAGACTGACCAGAGGCTTGACCGGCAGCGGCCGACTTGGAAGACTCATGGATCTTTAATAAGCAGGTATCAAGCTTTCGGCAATCAGATTGGAGTAGAAGCGTTTAGATTGAATAAACATTCCACTACGAGAATGCTAACGCTCTTTCGTAAACTGATGTATTTTGATTAGTAATTCGATTATTAAAAATTATCGTAATATTTCAGCCATCTGAGAGAATACGGCAAGGTAGGGTGGGCGGTGCCCACCTAACATTTAGAAACCTCGATTTCTTGATATTTGCCATTACCTGTGAGTCACCGGCGCACCTTGAAAATCATTTTCCGGTAGCACAGGCTTTCTAGCCGGTGCAAAACTTATTTTCGGAGAATCCCGGTAGGCGGGATGCGCTCCGCTTTCTCGCTTTACAACACTGCAACACCGGCAGGCTCACCCGTAGGGACGGGTCTTCTATTCGCCCCAAACAACTGAAATGCTACAAGTTAGCTAAATTGCAATTATATCATAAAAGGAGTTTCCATTGTAAGAAAACGATTGGTTCAAGTCAATACCATTTTATCGCCGTTGAAACCAAGGTTAAGCAAAGGACGGCGAGGGCGCCGGTGATGTAGAGCAGGCGTATGGCCTTGAGAATGTCTTCCCGATCAGGTTCCCGGCAGGCTTCTCCTAACCAAGGCTTATCCACCAGTCTGCCGTGATAAACGTTCGGGCCGCCCAAGCGAAGACCCAGCGCTCCGCTCATCGCAGCCTCGGGCCAACCAGCGTTGGGGCTGGCGTGGAGACGGCCATCGCGCCGAAAAATTTTCCAGGTCTGACGCCAATCCAGGCCGGCCAGCCGGGCTGCTACAGTGATAAAACCACCGCTGAGGCGGGCGGGCAGCCAGTTAAAGATATCATCCAACCGGGCTCCGGCCCAGCCGTATTCACGATACCGCACGTTTTTATATCCCACCATGGAATCCAGGGTGCTGACAGCCTTGAAGATCCACACCAGGACCGGGCCGCCCAAAGTGGTATAGAATAGAGGTGAGAGGACGCCGTCAACGGTGTTTTCCGCGATGGTTTCCACCGTAGCGCGAATAACTCCAGCTTCAGAAAGTTGCCCCGTCTCCCGGCCGACGATCTTGGCCAAAGCCTCTCTTGCCCCAGGCAGATCGCCTTGACATAAAGGCCGGTGCACTGCCCGGGCATGGTTGACCAAGTCCTGGAGGGATAGAGCCCCGTAAATCAGCCAGACCTCAACTGCCAACCTGATGCTGGGAGGCTGGGAAGAGACGAGCTGAAGCGCAATAATCGTTCCTCCGGCGGCCGCGCCGACTACACAGATAGCCAGAACAACGCCCGCCAACCGCGGATTGGCGAAGGTCCGCCGCAGTGGATCTTCCAAGTGAACAATGAGTCGGCCCAGCCAGCGCACCGGATGCGGCCAGGAGGGAGGGTCGCCCAAGGCCAGATCCAGGAGATAAGCCAAAATCAGCTTACATCCCACGCGCCATGACCTCACGCAAGGCCGCAGCCATGGCCAGATTATCCTCCTGCCGCCGCACTGCCAGGCGCAGGCAGTGGTCGTCCAACCCTCGATAATTGGAACAATCCCGTAAGAGGAAACCTCTCTGCCCCATTAGTTCCACCACCTTTGGAGCGTTGGGCAGCTCCGGACTCAGATGACAGAAGATAAAATTTGCCGTGGGCGGTAGTGGGTTGAGTCCGGGAATGTCAGCCAGCAACTCGTATAACTGCTGCCGGGTCTGGGTCATAAAGGTTCGGGACCGGACAATAAATTCTTTATCCTGGAGGCTGGCGACTCCGGCAACCTGGGCCAGCATATTGATATTCCAAGGGGGTAGCAAGGACGCCAGCCGGTTGATGAGGTCGGGGCTACCGACCAGATAGCCGAGACGCAAACCCGGCAGGGAAAAAAATTTGGTCAGGGAACCCAGCACGAGGATTCGGGGATCTTTGATTGCCTGGGGAATCAGCGTAATCTCCTCCGCCCGGTCGACGAAATCAATGAAGGCTTCGTCCATTATCAACAGGGCTGAGGATGGCAGGACCTCCAGAAGGTCGTTCAGGGCGTCTCTTGAAAGGAGAGCGCCGGTAGGATTGTTGGGATTGCACAGGAAGATCAGGCCGCCCTCAGCCACCGCAATTTTTAACCGGTCTAGATCCCAGGAATAATCCGGAGGAGTCTGATACAGGTAGGTGCATTGAGTAGATGTCAGGCGGACGGCATAATCGTATTCACTAAACCCTGGGGCTGGCAATGCAGCTCGCTTAAAGCTGGCGAGGCGC is a window from the Desulfobacca acetoxidans DSM 11109 genome containing:
- a CDS encoding PEGA domain-containing protein, translated to MSYEYLVVKFPQQRPVLLNGEPMGETNVKLELEGGSYEVTLGPPPDFKPEKHQIDLRHTAASRPLRIEFEVI
- the gmk gene encoding guanylate kinase — translated: MAGQIFVVSGASGSGKTSLVRALQESDAKLGFSVSYTTRKPRSGEVHGEDYFFVKLDEFQQLIQDGLLIEYVKQFGNYYGTSRPWIEEALKGGQDLLFDVEIHGAKALKNHFPQGKYIFILPPSLTELERRLRQRGSLPETELRQRLARVRQEVKQITWYDYLIINDDFNEAVLQLQAVIIAARSETSQVWPAIRHAWD
- a CDS encoding patatin-like phospholipase family protein, with amino-acid sequence MAAKLIQRLVGLLLVLIWYTGCAHYPLNQQSFSFDKQAGYRFDNLQPGPRNTDSLFICLTFSGGGTRAAALAYGILEELQQTRIRVNGAEKSLLDEVDCISSVSGGSFTSAYYGLFREKLFDQFRPKFLERNIQGALTARLLNPFNLLRIASPWFSRIDLAVELYDRDLFEGAAFSRLEENGRPFIIINATNLGPGRRFDHTQDYFDALGSRLDDYQVSRAVAASSAFPFLLSPISLKNYPTAEGYEPPWWYKGALAPEDMFSRRYAAAKNLNVYLDKHNEYIHLMDGGLSDNIGVRAILEAYDHGFIRKRINQGLIKELVLIVVNARTESEDRISRKSIPPGILTVAEKTATIAMDNFSFESTDRTRSTLSERVQTQVDLEECRRLLAEHCPKAPRPEPFKADIDPYVVEINFEAASLLPGEDPRYYLDLPTSFKLTKEQVEKLTAIGPKLLRASPYYQCLLKVLQAEAQGLPRPADCPIGAGIR
- the cbiB gene encoding adenosylcobinamide-phosphate synthase CbiB encodes the protein MGCKLILAYLLDLALGDPPSWPHPVRWLGRLIVHLEDPLRRTFANPRLAGVVLAICVVGAAAGGTIIALQLVSSQPPSIRLAVEVWLIYGALSLQDLVNHARAVHRPLCQGDLPGAREALAKIVGRETGQLSEAGVIRATVETIAENTVDGVLSPLFYTTLGGPVLVWIFKAVSTLDSMVGYKNVRYREYGWAGARLDDIFNWLPARLSGGFITVAARLAGLDWRQTWKIFRRDGRLHASPNAGWPEAAMSGALGLRLGGPNVYHGRLVDKPWLGEACREPDREDILKAIRLLYITGALAVLCLTLVSTAIKWY
- a CDS encoding YicC/YloC family endoribonuclease, whose amino-acid sequence is MIKSMTAFGRGEAEGAGARIVAELRTLNHRFLDLHLRLPRSLNPLEDRLRKLVSENITRGRLELSVSLEYLGQSPRTLVLDRTLLQEAASVLAEIQNTLSLPQPWSWEQLLSFPEVVSLQERTPADYEALWSVLACATQQALDIVNTMRRQEGEYLKRELIQRLTSIEQQVEVISQRAAMIPQLYRDRLTARLAQLLPEGNSVDPQRLAQEVALLADRSDIAEELARLLCHIQQFQLTLEAEASIGRKLDFLLQEMNREINTIGSKAGEALISRAVIEIKSESERLREQVQNLE
- a CDS encoding DUF370 domain-containing protein codes for the protein MVQKDSSLINIGFGNTVVVTRIVAIVTPNSAPMKRLREEAKNEQRLIDATHGRKTRAIVITDSNHVILSAVQPETLAQRFFGENTSSRGNKEL
- the cobD gene encoding threonine-phosphate decarboxylase CobD, translating into MNSSESERPWHGGDLNLARIRFGHQQLIDFSANMNPLGPPPSVWRALTEHLPDIVHYPDPYARELCQALAEHLNISPANLILGNGSVELIYLLPRLASFKRAALPAPGFSEYDYAVRLTSTQCTYLYQTPPDYSWDLDRLKIAVAEGGLIFLCNPNNPTGALLSRDALNDLLEVLPSSALLIMDEAFIDFVDRAEEITLIPQAIKDPRILVLGSLTKFFSLPGLRLGYLVGSPDLINRLASLLPPWNINMLAQVAGVASLQDKEFIVRSRTFMTQTRQQLYELLADIPGLNPLPPTANFIFCHLSPELPNAPKVVELMGQRGFLLRDCSNYRGLDDHCLRLAVRRQEDNLAMAAALREVMARGM
- a CDS encoding DUF4416 family protein, which encodes MSLPSRPLPVKPLVSLIFSQPALETAVFRDLAAFLGPPDMVSAWLHFHQTGYYAPEMGLNLQRRLAVFLHLADPSDLCHWKACTNDLERRFSLSGRRLVNLDPGYLSRERLVLATGKNYTHRLYLGQGFYGEVTLIYQKGSWRALPWTYPDYASEPLRGFFTQARQKYLWQLRQLARKVEVEEKAPENLP